The following coding sequences lie in one Clarias gariepinus isolate MV-2021 ecotype Netherlands chromosome 27, CGAR_prim_01v2, whole genome shotgun sequence genomic window:
- the LOC128515359 gene encoding uncharacterized protein LOC128515359, which yields MITLFVALYSLLCLCTTVKTSNVKELHVKTVKHGEFVTMECNISRDRHHNNVFWYKQSFGELPQFLVRPFSNNLGYTFFEGFNDNRFSVTVNDQKFDLNINETREDDGGEYFCGYVVGSTVKFTSGTRLQFEGEEMKPCPTPGTLNKNTHSVTHQGSNSRDGEGEEIKPCFTPGTHDITSPAIDGGNGDMNLIIALIATNIISVIVIVALIGVLFKQRGKGSSSNNHQTPTNQADDEDVLIYAAVNSSRTSRDTSDQDVYTQVIYLYNR from the exons atgatcacactctttgtggctctttactctctgctttgtctctgcacaactg taaaaacatCAAACGTCAAGGAGCTTCATGTGAAAACAGTTAAGCATGGAGAATTTGTAACTATGGAGTGTAACATCAGCAGGGACAGACACCACAATAATGTATTTTGGTACAAACAGAGTTTTGGAGAATTGCCTCAGTTTCTGGTGAGACCGTTCAGTAACAATCTGGGCTACACATTTTTTGAGGGATTTAATGATAACCGcttcagtgttactgtaaatgACCAAAAGTTTGATCTCAACATTAATGAAACAAGagaagatgatggaggagaatatttctgtggatatGTGGTGGGAAGTACAGTAAagttcacatctggaacacgtctgcagtttgaag gtgaagagatgaaaccctgtcctacacctggaacacttaacaagaacacacactctgttacacaccagggttcaaacagcagagatggggagg GTGAAGAGATaaaaccctgttttacaccTGGAACACACGACATCACATCTCCTGCTATAGATGGTGGAAACG gagaTATGAATCTGATTATTGCCTTAATTGCCACCAATATAATATCTGTTATTGTAATTGTGGCTCTGATtggagttttatttaaacaacgaggaaaag GTTCTTCATCAAACAACCATCAAACTCCCACCAATCAG GCTGATGATGAAGATGTGTTAATCTATGCAGCTGTGAATTCCTCCAGAACATCCAGAGACACGAGCGATCAAGACGTTTATACACAAGTTATATATCTATACAAtagataa